In the genome of Bosea sp. BIWAKO-01, the window AAGCTGGGGTAAAATAGTGATGCGTCTGCCTTGCGTGATTGCTGCAATATTTCTGGCGATGACTGCCAGTCCGGCGTTGTCGCAGTTGAACGATGCTCAAAAGCGGAAGGCCTTGTTGCCTTTCATCCGCTCAGCCACCGACTGCATCGCCAAGCAGACGCTGGGCAATGTCTCCGTCGTTTCCAGCTACCGCTCGAACACACTTCACATCGTCATTGATGAAGCTTGGAAGGCGTGCTCCGGGTTTCTGGTGGAGGTCGTGACCCAGCACGATGCACTACACGGACCTGGATCAGGGGTTCCATTTGTAACGGGATCGTATCGCACCGATCTGCCTCGCGCGGTTCTTTCGCGGATTAAAGGCGAGCTTGATCGGCGGGTGACTGCCGAGATCGAATGGGAAACTGCCGTTAAGGCCGAGCAGGCCGAACGGGAGGCGAAGCGGAAAACTGAAGTCGAACGCCTTGATCGGGCCGCTCTCACCCTTCGCGATCGAATCTATGCCTGCACGGATGGCCAGTTGGAAAAGCTCGTCGGTTCAGCTGAAAGCGCAGAGGTGCTGGCAACTGCCGCAATGACCATCTGCAGGCGGGAAATCGACGACGCGATCGAAGCGCGGCTCGCAGCCATGCGTGCTGATAGCCGGCAGCCCAATGAAGGGATAATCCGCGAAGGCTTCCGAACAACCGTTCGTGAGAGTGTTGTCACGGGCGCCGTTACATTGAAGGCCGGCAGGGCAACGCCTACCCACAGTCAACCCATTACTCCTTCCAGTACAGCGACGGTCGATGGGGATCGCGAGGTCTACACTTGCCTGTCAACGATGGCGAAGGCGCGCGAGGGGGCGTTCGTAGAACAGCGCAAGCTGTATGAAGCAATGCTGGAGCTTTGTCGGCCAGAGATAGAAAAGGCCGCTCGTGCCGCCTTCCTCGCTGCCCCAAAAGGCGAGTTAGCAAAGGAACGAGAAAGGGCGCTCCAGTCCGCTTCCGTTACCGCTCGGTCTTTGATCGGGATGACTGACTGATCGGGATGCTGTCGGACCGCACGATCCCGATCCTGCATCGGCTCGGCTATCGCTACGATTCGAGTTTCCGCGACGATGAGGCGCCCTACCCGCTCGCAGAGCATGGCGGGGCGGGCATGGTCGAATTGCCGCTCGCGGAGGGGCTGACCGACGCGACGCATTTCCGCCGCCGCGTTACGTCGTGTCAGCCACTGAGCTCAATCTCAACCGGACTCTCAGGCGGACGAGGCGCCTTGTCGTCAGCGAAAGCCGTTCGGGGGCAGCGACGGCTCCGCACTGAGCAGCGTGATCGTCACCCGTTGGTTCGGCGCGATATAGGGATTGTCGGGAAATACCGGCTCGTTGTCGGCGCGTCCCACCACGGAAGCGAAGCGGTCGTTGGGGAGCCCGGCACCCGACAGGATTCCGCGCACGGCGAGCGCGCGCCCGGCGGAGAGGCTCCAGGAATCGACGGCCCGCACCGAGCCCGGGCGCGCGGCGGCCGTGTGGCCCGTGACGGACAGTTGGTTGGGCAGTCGGCGCAGGGTGGGCGCGAGCGCCACCAGCACGCGGCGGGTGCGCTCGTGCGGTTCGACCGAGCCTTCGGGGAACATGGAACGGCCGAGCTCGTCCACGAGGGAAACGTTCAAGCCCTCCTTGGCCGGCTCGATCACGATGTTGCGCGACAGCTCGGCTATTTCGGGCATGTTCTGGAGCGCCTGCCGGAGGCTGGCTGCGGCGCTGTGGTTGGCCTGCGCGCCGGCGGCCGGGCGGCTGACTTCGCGGTCGCTGGCGCGGCTCGAGCTGGTCCGGCGCGCTCCGTCCTCCTGCTCGGTGATGCCCCTCGCCGTGTCGCGGGACGCCGACGACTTGTTGCCCGACTTGTCCACGGCGGTCCCCATCAGGACGCCGCCAGCGCCACTGGTGCTGGCACTCACAGACCCCGGCGCGAAGTATTCCGCCAGGCCGATCTTCTGCTCCTGCGTCGTCATGCTGATCAGCCACATCAGCAGAAAGAACGCCATCATGGCGGTCACGAAGTCCGCATAGGCGATCTTCCAGGCCCCGCCATGGTGCGCATGAGCGGCCTTCTTGACCTTCTTGATGATAATCGGCTGGTCGGGCTTGGCCATCGAGTCCCCACTGGAGATTGGGTCAGATGTTGGCGGGCAGATCGGCGGTTGCCGCTTCCACTTCGCTGAAGGTCGGGCGGACGTCGCTCATCAGAGCCTTGCGAGCAAATTCTACCGCCATCACCGGCGGCTGGCCGCTGATATGGGCAAGGAGGCCCGCCTTGAGTGAAAGGTAGTACTTGGATTCCGCCTCGAAGATGCTCCTGAGCGACTGCGCCATGGGCCCGAAGAAGCCGTAGGCGACGAAGACGCCGAAGAAGGTGCCGACGAGCGCGCCGCCGATCAGATGTCCCAGCACCTCCGGCGGCTCGCTGATCGACCCCATCGTCTTGATCACGCCGAGCACGGCGGCGACGATGCCGAGCGCCGGTGTTCCGTCGGCGATCGACTGCATGGCCGCAACGATGCGCTCCTGCTCCTGGTGGTGCGTCTCCAGTTCCTCGTCCATGAGAGCGTCTATCTCGTGGACGTTGTCGGCGCCCATCGTCAACATGCGCATGTAGTCGCAGACGAACTCGACCGCATGATGGTTCGCGGCAAAAGTCGGGAAGGCGTTGAACAGCGTCGACTCGCTCGGATCTTCAATGTGCTGCTCGACCGCGAGCAGGCCCTTCTGCTTCGCAAGCTTGTACAGGGAATACTGCATCGCCAGCAGTTCGACATAGGCTTCCGGCTTGTACTTGGAGCCCTTCATGAGCGTGCCGAACATGGCGGGCACGGCCTTGAGCACCGGCCCGGTGTTGCCGATGATGAAGGCACCGACCGCTGCACCGAGGATGATGACAAATTCGAACGGCTGCCAAAGGACGAGGAGTTTGCCGCCCATCGCCGCATAGCCGCCGAAGACGCAGACAAGGACGATGATTGTGCCGACGATCAGCCGCATAGATCTGCTTCCCTGCGCCGCAGCAGGTGCAGCCCGCGCTCATTCACTACTAGTCCAGCGAAATGAACGATCGAGGTTAAGGGCGAGTTTACAGCCATTTGCCCACAGGTTTGTAAGCGTCGTCCTCCGGCCACGGGTTGAGGCTTGGGGCGGTAGCCCAGGGGAGAAAATCGGGGTGCAATGAGTCTCCGCCAATCCTGGTGATCGGCGTCCAATAGGAGACCGTTTCCCGGGATCATCTACGC includes:
- a CDS encoding flagellar motor protein MotB produces the protein MAKPDQPIIIKKVKKAAHAHHGGAWKIAYADFVTAMMAFFLLMWLISMTTQEQKIGLAEYFAPGSVSASTSGAGGVLMGTAVDKSGNKSSASRDTARGITEQEDGARRTSSSRASDREVSRPAAGAQANHSAAASLRQALQNMPEIAELSRNIVIEPAKEGLNVSLVDELGRSMFPEGSVEPHERTRRVLVALAPTLRRLPNQLSVTGHTAAARPGSVRAVDSWSLSAGRALAVRGILSGAGLPNDRFASVVGRADNEPVFPDNPYIAPNQRVTITLLSAEPSLPPNGFR
- the motA gene encoding flagellar motor stator protein MotA is translated as MRLIVGTIIVLVCVFGGYAAMGGKLLVLWQPFEFVIILGAAVGAFIIGNTGPVLKAVPAMFGTLMKGSKYKPEAYVELLAMQYSLYKLAKQKGLLAVEQHIEDPSESTLFNAFPTFAANHHAVEFVCDYMRMLTMGADNVHEIDALMDEELETHHQEQERIVAAMQSIADGTPALGIVAAVLGVIKTMGSISEPPEVLGHLIGGALVGTFFGVFVAYGFFGPMAQSLRSIFEAESKYYLSLKAGLLAHISGQPPVMAVEFARKALMSDVRPTFSEVEAATADLPANI